A DNA window from Engystomops pustulosus chromosome 6, aEngPut4.maternal, whole genome shotgun sequence contains the following coding sequences:
- the LOC140064468 gene encoding keratin, type I cytoskeletal 19-like, giving the protein MSHSQHKQTHSLSGHFKPSVHVTGHSPKLPSHMPTIHHGASHYGGYHKVHHVPHSSHSGPIKPIVFSKHSSFSHGSSYGSGHSSHNLESHFHNIGSQGHGFFNVNEKETMQLLNDRLATYLEKVRSLEQENTQLEKKICEWYEKHAHASLPDFQHYHKTIEELQIKINAASVENARIVLQIDNARLAADDFKNKYEIEVRLRNFVETDLNGLKKILESLNIERSDLEMQLQSLQDELLQMKKHQEEDITALRNQLGARINVQVDAAPSVDLNGVLSEIREQYENLMDRNLKEVESMFIARSEDLNRQVASGSEQLQSVQTEVIDLKRCLQTLEIELQSQLSMKSALEGSLAETEATFSSQLSHLQSLIDNVEDELTKIRSELERQIHEYKILMDQTTYLEMEITTYKRLLEEQDIHIPEHRHQEKIGKDLSLSLSKHHFSSHESDHGKSHQTKEHVHQAK; this is encoded by the exons ATGAGCCACAGCCAGCACAAGCAGACCCATTCACTTTCTGGACACTTCAAGCCAAGTGTTCATGTGACTGGTCACTCACCCAAGCTCCCCAGTCATATGCCAACCATCCACCATGGAGCTTCCCATTATGGCGGATACCATAAGGTTCACCATGTGCCTCACAGCTCTCATAGTGGACCAATCAAGCCAATTGTATTCTCCAAACATTCTTCTTTCAGCCATGGAAGTAGCTATGGAAGTGGGCACAGTAGCCACAATCTTGAAAGCCACTTTCACAATATTGGGAGCCAGGGCCATGGCTTTTTCAATGTCAATGAAAAGGAAACAATGCAACTTCTGAATGACCGTCTTGCTACCTATCTTGAGAAAGTTCGTTCTCTGGAACAAGAAAATACCCAACTTGAGAAGAAGATCTGTGAATGGTATGAGAAACATGCTCATGCATCACTACCTGATTTTCAGCACTACCACAAGACCATTGAAGAACTTCAAATTAAG ATTAACGCAGCATCTGTTGAAAATGCCAGGATTGTCCTTCAGATAGATAATGCAAGACTAGCTGCTGATGACTTCAAGAACAA GTATGAGATTGAGGTTAGATTGAGAAACTTTGTTGAGACTGACTTGAATGGACTGAAGAAAATACTAGAAAGTCTTAATATAGAGAGATCAGATCTGGAGATGCAACTGCAAAGTCTTCAGGATGAATTGCTACAGATGAAGAAGCACCAAGAAGAG GATATTACTGCTCTGCGTAACCAGCTGGGTGCCAGGATCAATGTGCAAGTGGATGCTGCACCATCAGTGGACCTCAACGGAGTCTTGTCTGAAATTCGAGAGCAGTATGAAAATTTGATGGATAGGAACCTCAAGGAAGTTGAGAGCATGTTCATTGCTAGG AGTGAAGATCTTAATCGCCAGGTGGCTTCTGGTTCTGAGCAACTGCAGTCAGTGCAAACGGAAGTTATTGATCTGAAGCGATGCTTGCAGACCCTGGAGATTGAACTACAGAGTCAGCTTAGCATG AAATCAGCTCTTGAGGGCTCCCTGGCTGAAACTGAAGCAACATTCAGCTCCCAGCTTTCTCATCTACAAAGCTTGATTGACAATGTAGAAGATGAGCTCACTAAGATCCGTTCAGAACTAGAGCGCCAGATCCATGAGTACAAGATTCTTATGGACCAAACCACCTATCTTGAgatggagatcactacatacaaaagACTGCTTGAAGAACAGGACATCCA CATCCCAGAACATCGCCATCAAGAAAAGATCGGCAAAGATT TGTCACTCAGTCTCTCAAAACATCATTTCAGTTCCCATGAATCTGACCATGGAAAAAGCCACCAAACCAAGGAACATGTCCACCAAGCCAAGTGA
- the LOC140064466 gene encoding keratin, type I cytoskeletal 19-like, whose amino-acid sequence MSHSVYSSAGSHHGKCHVGSHSPKILSHAYGVHHGKSHKINHGLSHISHPVGSNISHHGSNISHHGYSHKVHYGGGSHLSHHGSSHKGHPVNHYRAPSVHGGSGGKGISVSKQASHVTIHSGSHVHSNLHSHGKSHSYGLFSVNEKETMQHLNDRLASYLDKVRSLEQQNAQLERNIHDWYQRNQPSTLPDFSCFFRTIQELQSLISSASIENARIILQIDNARLAADDFRNKYEMERQLSNSVEADVNGLRTLLEELNREICSLENQVQNLQEELQQMKRNHDEEVNSLRAQLGARINVELDAAPSVDLNETLSEIRQQYENLMERNLREVEAMFRQRTEDLNREVASGSEQLQSVQTEVIDLKRKIQTLEIELQSQLSMKSALEGTLAETEATFGSQLAQLQNLINNVECQLTQIRSDLERQNHEYKILMDQKTHLEMEIATYKHLLEGHDIHASDDHVMETKHGSHHSVKTHHVTSHVHSKC is encoded by the exons ATGAGCCACAGTGTATATTCATCTGCTGGATCACATCATGggaaatgtcatgttggcagtcATTCACCTAAGATCTTAAGCCATGCCTATGGTGTCCATCATGGAAAATCTCACAAGATCAATCATGGGTTGTCCCATATTTCTCACCCTGTTGGATCCAACATTTCTCATCATGGTTCCAACATTTCTCACCATGGATATTCTCACAAAGTCCATTACGGTGGAGGATCCCATCTCTCACATCATGGAAGTTCACATAAAGGACATCCTGTAAACCACTACAGAGCTCCAAGTGTTCATGGAGGATCAGGAGGCAAAGGAATCTCTGTCTCTAAGCAAGCATCACATGTAACCATTCATAGTGGTTCCCATGTTCATAGTAATCTCCATAGTCATGGGAAGTCTCACAGTTATGGTCTATTTAGTGTCAATGAAAAAGAAACCATGCAGCATCTGAATGATCGTCTGGCATCCTATTTGGATAAAGTTCGCTCTCTAGAGCAACAAAATGCCCAACTGGAGAGAAATATTCACGACTGGTATCAGAGGAATCAACCCAGCACTTTACCTGACTTCAGTTGCTTCTTCAGGACTATCCAAGAGCTACAAAGCCTG ATTTCTTCAGCCAGTATAGAAAATGCCCGCATTATTCTACAAATAGACAACGCCCGACTGGCAGCAGATGATTTCAGAAACAA gtATGAAATGGAACGCCAGTTAAGTAACTCTGTTGAGGCTGATGTGAATGGCTTGAGAACACTCCTAGAAGAACTTAATAGAGAGATTTGCAGTCTGGAGAACCAGGTCCAAAACCTTCAAGAAGAATTGCAGCAGATGAAGAGAAACCATGATGAG GAAGTGAACTCCCTTCGTGCTCAACTAGGTGCCAGAATCAACGTAGAGCTTGATGCAGCTCCATCTGTAGATCTGAACGAAACCTTGTCTGAAATAAGGCAGCAGTACGAGAATTTAATGGAAAGGAACCTAAGAGAAGTAGAGGCAATGTTTCGGCAAAGG ACAGAAGATCTTAATAGAGAGGTTGCATCCGGCTCCGAGCAGCTGCAATCTGTGCAAACTGAAGTCATTGACCTGAAACGCAAAATCCAAACCTTAGAAATTGAACTTCAAAGCCAGTTAAGCATG AAATCTGCTCTTGAGGGAACACTGGCAGAGACAGAAGCTACATTTGGATCCCAGCTGGCCCAGCTCCAAAATCTCATCAACAATGTAGAATGCCAATTGACTCAAATTCGATCTGATCTAGAACGTCAAAATCATGAGTACAAAATCCTTATGGACCAAAAGACCCACCTAGAGATGGAGATAGCGACTTACAAACATCTACTTGAAGGTCATGATATCCA tGCTTCAGATGATCATGTTATGGAGACTAAACATG GATCTCATCACTCAGTGAAGACTCACCATGTAACAAGCCATGTACATAGTAAATGCTAA
- the LOC140064470 gene encoding keratin, type I cytoskeletal 19-like: MSVKQSHRSSSSGSVRGLGGGSSGVTRVSSGSYRSPSMHGGQVGRGGCSTGSISLGLGYGGGSAGGFSSGFGFGGGSAGGFGSGYGGGSAGGFGSGFGLGGGQSGLYVSGGENIINEKETMQILNDRLANYLDKVRSLEHENKELDMKIREFYDQQVPYSSPDFHPFFRTIEELKNKILQASTNNANILLQIDNARLAADDFRTKYENEAALRASVECDINGLRRVLDELHLSKQDLEMHLQTLNEEITILKKNHEEEVSHLRTQLGARVNVEVNAAPAVDLTKVISEIRDQYDTIIANKAQEVEQWYNEKSEELNQQMTSSAQQLQTHNTEIIELRQTSQKLEIDLQTQSNMRGALESTLAETESRYGSQLAQIQDMITNLEQQLSDLRSDMERQNFEYKNLMDIKIHLEREITTYRSLLEGEDINKGSWYKNNRDTISSGSGGSSNMGGMGGMAGSGGSGGSGGMGGSGKPRTIVEDIKEGYSHSKN, encoded by the exons ATGAGTGTCAAGCAAAGCCACAGATCTTCTTCATCTGGATCTGTAAGGGGATTAGGAGGTGGAAGTTCTGGTGTTACCCGTGTATCAAGTGGATCTTACCGATCACCAAGCATGCATGGTGGTCAGGTAGGGAGAGGCGGGTGTTCCACTGGAAGTATTAGCTTAGGCCTAGGTTATGGTGGTGGCAGTGCTGGAGGCTTCAGCTCTGGATTTGGATTTGGAGGAGGTAGTGCTGGAGGATTTGGATCTGGATATGGAGGAGGTAGTGCTGGAGGCTTTGGATCCGGATTTGGCCTTGGTGGTGGCCAATCTGGTCTCTACGTATCTGGAGGAGAAAATATTATCAATGAGAAAGAAACCATGCAGATACTGAATGATCGCCTGGCAAACTACTTAGACAAAGTTCGCTCTTTGGAACATGAAAATAAGGAACTAGACATGAAAATACGAGAATTCTATGACCAGCAGGTTCCATATtcatctcctgatttccatcccTTCTTCAGGACTATTGAGGAATTAAAAAATAAG ATACTTCAAGCAAGCACCAACAATGCCAACATCCTGCTTCAGATTGATAATGCTCGGCTGGCTGCAGATGACTTCAGGACCAA GTATGAAAATGAAGCAGCTCTCCGCGCAAGTGTGGAGTGTGATATCAATGGACTACGTCGTGTCCTTGATGAACTTCATCTGTCTAAACAAGATCTGGAAATgcatctccaaactctgaatgaaGAGATAACTATcttaaagaaaaaccatgaagag GAGGTCAGCCACCTTCGTACACAACTGGGTGCAAGAGTCAATGTAGAAGTAAATGCAGCTCCTGCCGTGGACCTAACCAAAGTAATATCAGAGATAAGGGATCAGTATGACACTATAATTGCTAACAAAGCACAAGAAGTTGAACAGTGGTACAATGAAAAG AGCGAAGAGTTGAATCAGCAAATGACAAGCAGCGCCCAACAACTTCAGACACACAACACAGAAATAATTGAACTCAGGCAAACATCTCAAAAGTTGGAAATAGACCTTCAAACTCAAAGCAACATG AGAGGGGCCCTGGAAAGCACATTGGCTGAGACTGAGTCTCGATATGGATCCCAACTTGCCCAGATTCAAGATATGATAACAAATCTTGAGCAGCAactgtctgatctgaggtctgatATGGAAAGACAAAACTTTGAATACAAAAATCTCATGGATATAAAGATCCATCTGGAAAGAGAGATAACAACATACAGAAGCCTGCTCGAAGGAGAAGATATTAA TAAGGGTTCATGGTACAAAAACAACAGAGACACAATCTCCAGTGGATCAGGTGGCTCAAGCAACATGGGCGGCATGGGCGGCATGGCCGGCTCAGGAGGCTCAGGAGGCTCAGGAGGAATGGGTGGCAGTGGAAAACCAAGAACTATTGTGGAAGACATTAAGGAAGGCTATTCTCACTCAAAGAATTAG